The Xanthomonas rydalmerensis genomic interval GCATGGCGGAGGCAGCAGGTCGATAGCGCGGTGGATTACAGCGTCTGCAATTGCCCGCGCACGTAAGCCGCCGACGCGCCGTTGGGTTGCAGTTCCAGGTAGGTCTCGAAGGCGCGCTTGGCCTTGGCCGCATCGCCCAACTGGCGGTAGGCGTCGCCCAGGTTGACGTAGGCCACCGCGCGCGAGGGATCGATCTTCAGCGTGTTCTCCAGCCAGCGCACGGCCTGCGCGAACTTGCCCTGGCGATAGTAGATGAAGCCGAGATTGTTGGCCGCCAGCGCGAAGTCCGGGCGCAGCTTCAGCGCCTCGGTGAACTGCGCTTCGGCCTCGTCGTAGCGCTTCTCCTTGTACAGCTGCAGGCCGCGGTCGTTGGCGCGCTGCGCACGCTGCCGATCGGACACTGGACCGGCCGCCACCGGCACCGCCAGCGGCCGTTCGCCGCCCTGCAGGTCCTTGACCACCACTGCCGGCTTGGACGGAGCGGCCGGCGCGGCGGCGCTGCTGGTGCTGGCGTTCGGCGTCGCGGTCGACGCCGGCGCGGCCGCATCGACGCGATCGTTCATCGCGATCGCGGCCGAGGACAGTTGCTGCGTGCTGGCGGTGAGGAACTCTTCGCCCTCCGGCACCTGCAGCACGAACTCGCCGCCCTGCGAACCGGGCAGGCTGCCGAACGCAGGCGTCTGCTGCGAGATGCTCGACACCGCCGGCGCCACGTACGCGGCCAGTTCGGTGCCGGTGATCAGGCCATCGCCGTTGAGGTCGGCCTTGCCCGACAGCGCCTGCAGCAACACCCAGGTGAACACCGAGTGGCCGTTGGGGCCGCTGTCGGCGACCTGCTGGTCGGCGCCGCCGGCGGTGAGCATCTGCCGGGCGATGCGCCGCGCGTTCTCGCGCAGGTAGGCGCTGGTGCCACCGCCGCGGGTCAGGCCCAGGCCGCTGTAGCACGCGTCCATCACGAACAGCACGTGCTTGGCTTCCAGGCTCTCGGCGATGTCCTGGATCTCGGTCATCGGAATCGCGTCGGTGGCGAACTGCGCCGGATCCGAGTCGGCGGGCACGATGTAGCCGAGGTCGCGTCCGGAGGCCAGCTTGCGCGTTGCGCCATGGCCGGCGAAGAACACGAACACGCGGTCATTCTTGCCGACGCCGCCATGCGCCAGGCGGTCATGGAAGGCGGCCAGGATGTTGTTGCGGGTGGCCTCCTGGTTCTTCAGCACGATCACCTGCGACGACGGGAAACCGAAGCTGCCGGTCAGCGTCTGCGCGATGGCCTGCGCGTCGTTGGCCGCGTATTGCAGCTTGGGCCAGTGTGCGTAGTCGTCGATGCCGATCACGATGGCCCAGGACTTGTCGTAGCCGCTGGTCACCGCCGGTGCGGCGGCGTTGCTGGCCGCGCGCGCCACGCTGAAGTCGCGCCCGTTCCAGGCGGCGAACTGGTAGCCGTCGGCGCTGAGCCGGTCCAGGATCTGCGGCAGCGCCTTGACCGTGCGTTCGTGGATGTCGTGGAACAGCAGGATGCCGCGCTGCTCGCGGCCGACCTGCTCGAGCACGCGCTGCACGATGGATTCGGGCACCGGATCGGCCCAGTCCAGCGAATCCACGTTCCACATCACCGACTTCAGGCCGGCCTCGCCGAGGATCTGCATGCCCTCGGCGTTGCGCGCGCCGTAGGGGAAGCGGAACAGCGGCGCACGCTTGGCGTCGACCGCGCGCAGCATGCGGTCGGTGTCGAGGATCTGGCTGCGCAGCGCGGCGCCGGTTTCCTTGGACAGCTGCGCGTGGGTCAGGCTGTGGTTGCCGACGGTGTAGCCCTGCTCCATCAGGCTGCGGCTGACGCTGGCCAGCGGCGACAGATCGACCTTGCCGTCCGCTTCGAGCTTGCCCAGGTTGCGGCCGACTTCGAAGAACGTCGCCGGCACGTCGTAGCGCTTGAGGATGGCCACGATCTCGTCGGTGTACTCGCGATGCGGGCCGTCGTCGAAACTCAGCACCACGGTCTTGGGCGGCAGGTCGCGGCCGAACACCTCGCGGTCGCTGTCCTTCATCGACATCGGGTACGGGGTGATCACGCCGTAGTCGCGCAGGATCGCCTCGCGCGTGTACAGCGTGCCGAGGTGGGC includes:
- a CDS encoding tetratricopeptide repeat protein; protein product: MRKRRRPLSPSLAVIGLLALALAACQRQPASSEATAAKPAAPAPTIAIPGSPALQSQATALLQGLQAQLAAQRKIIVLLADEAKQSPADRQTSSGVGQQLFHEGLERREALAKQFDALLALPDPQRFAAVGSLLDYVESAPDLYDADRLAFREVLADWQLRIGKDSSLPAIKLHQRIGEDLEALDEIERTYNREITAIFSRFDRTRAIVQKREKWEDYVAHLGTLYTREAILRDYGVITPYPMSMKDSDREVFGRDLPPKTVVLSFDDGPHREYTDEIVAILKRYDVPATFFEVGRNLGKLEADGKVDLSPLASVSRSLMEQGYTVGNHSLTHAQLSKETGAALRSQILDTDRMLRAVDAKRAPLFRFPYGARNAEGMQILGEAGLKSVMWNVDSLDWADPVPESIVQRVLEQVGREQRGILLFHDIHERTVKALPQILDRLSADGYQFAAWNGRDFSVARAASNAAAPAVTSGYDKSWAIVIGIDDYAHWPKLQYAANDAQAIAQTLTGSFGFPSSQVIVLKNQEATRNNILAAFHDRLAHGGVGKNDRVFVFFAGHGATRKLASGRDLGYIVPADSDPAQFATDAIPMTEIQDIAESLEAKHVLFVMDACYSGLGLTRGGGTSAYLRENARRIARQMLTAGGADQQVADSGPNGHSVFTWVLLQALSGKADLNGDGLITGTELAAYVAPAVSSISQQTPAFGSLPGSQGGEFVLQVPEGEEFLTASTQQLSSAAIAMNDRVDAAAPASTATPNASTSSAAAPAAPSKPAVVVKDLQGGERPLAVPVAAGPVSDRQRAQRANDRGLQLYKEKRYDEAEAQFTEALKLRPDFALAANNLGFIYYRQGKFAQAVRWLENTLKIDPSRAVAYVNLGDAYRQLGDAAKAKRAFETYLELQPNGASAAYVRGQLQTL